Proteins found in one Triticum aestivum cultivar Chinese Spring chromosome 4D, IWGSC CS RefSeq v2.1, whole genome shotgun sequence genomic segment:
- the LOC123097370 gene encoding serine/threonine-protein phosphatase 7 long form homolog, which produces MTVTLQDIAMITGLSIDGNPLCMNTDSDGWRAQMHALIGMVPPEPREPEAEDKKKERVAAGATFTWISSNFSTCPEDANEDMVKTYARVYMWYVISRTMFADGTGKNAPWMWLKALTVFDGKWSWGSATLAYLYRQLDEACCRHTGGIGGCLLALSIWSWERLPIGRPKTVKYEDWDDKDDSLRLPTWAYKWDVLNETTDDPSVMYKLYKSELDAITPEQVEWEPYGKGESFGNPIEFRLKPMCTRDRDLWHMRSPPICNWAVELHLPHRVFRQFGLFQPHPSEWEDTDKLLHAFDRKKQRKIKDWAKHHRKYVVQFALSVEQAKAGKRAQLREHCPIAFNNYLTWFLASTRVEVCKPAYAEEILEEPTIFDEVAQHQYNALVRKGNSVMPSAPVMNFVRAQIKKAADETETILETTPAGKSDGEGALRAFIKRQGQKLRWLSNFFGCRDPEYVSLEWSRSATPSDPLRGRAMMNLSRMRMWVWSPKRLLMI; this is translated from the exons atgaccgtgacgctccaggatattgctatgatcaccggtctttctatcgatggcaatcctttatgtatgaacaccgattctgatgggtggcgcgcgcagatgcatgcccttatcggtatggttcctccggagcctcgggaaccagaagcagaagataagaagaaggaaagagtcgcagccggcgctactttcacgtggatatcATCGAACTTCAGTACTTGCCCCGAGGATGCTAATGAGGACATggtgaagacatatgctcgtgtctacatgtggtacgtgatatccaggactatgtttgctgatggcacaggtaagaatgctccatggatgtggctgaaggcgttgaccgtcttcgatggcaaatggagttggggttcggcgacactggcttacttgtatcgacag ttggacgaagcctgttgtaggcacactggaggtattggtggttgtctgctcgcactttccatatggagctgggagcgtttgccgaTTGGACGACCGAAGACtgtgaagtacgaggattgggacgacaaagacgactcactacggctccccacttgggcttacaagtgggatgtgttaaatgagacgacggatgatccctcggtaatgtacaagttgtacaagagcgagctggacgcgatcacgcctgagcag gtggaatgggagccgtatggaaaaggagagagttttggtaaccctatagagttcaggctgaagccgatgtgcactagggatagggatctctggcatatgcggtCCCCAccgatatgcaactgggcggttgagcttcacctgccacatcgggtgttccgccagtttggtttATTCCAGCCACACCCGtcggagtgggaggacacggacaagttgctacacgc gttcGATAGGAAAAAGCAacggaagatcaaggattgggccaagcatcacaggaagtatgtcgtgcagttcgctcttagtgtggagcaagcaaaggctggaaaacgagcccagcttcgtgagcactgcccgatcgcgttcaacaactatctcacatggtttcttgcaagtacccgcgtggaggtatgcaagccggcgtatgctgaggagattctggaagaacccaccatttttgatgaggtagcccagcaccagtacaacgcattagtcaggaaaggcaactcagtGATGCCTTCAGCTCCAGTGATGAACTTTGTG cgtgcccagatcaagaaagcagctgatgagaccgagactattctggaaacaaccccggctggcaaaagcgatggggaaggtgcacttcgagcattcattaag cgccagggccaaaagttaaggtGGCTATCAAACTttttcggttgtcgtgaccccgagtatgtatcactagaatggtctaggtcggcgacaccatcagatccgCTTCGGGGCAGGGCCATGATGAACCTTtcgaggatgaggatgtgggtgtggtcacccaagag GTTACTGATGATATGA
- the LOC123097372 gene encoding uncharacterized protein: MSPRGTSKEPENHRHCQQGRCELKGCCKLTRLNHMLRETMSLTSATMSKVANTSQSYLRSLRATSRALAGSKSGRSSSTSRWPDRQSCKQKRRHLVDWVCYKEPVTAPLHGLAHLTLGRGRCPPSTRVIRRGSDDTAAPPHVLPSYRSWWRSIATVKPNS; encoded by the exons ATGAGCCCACGTGGGACCTCCAAAGAACCTGAAAATCACCGACATTGCCAGCAAGGTCGTTGTGAATTAAAG GGATGTTGTAAATTGACACGCTTGAACCACATGCTTCGAGAGACGATGTCGTTGACTTCGGCAACGATGAGCAAGGTGGCGAATACCAGCCAGAGCTATTTGAGGTCTTTGAGAGCCACAAGCAGAGCCTTGGCAGGCTCTAAGAGTGGGAGATCTTCTAGCACCAGTCGATGGCCAGATCGTCAATCATGTAAG CAAAAACGCAGGCACCTCGTTGATTGGGTCTGCTACAAGGAGCCTGTTACTGCCCCTCTGCATGGGCTAGCCCATCTAACGCTCGGTCGAGGTCGCTGTCCCCCCAGTACCCGGGTGATCCGAAGAGGCAGCGACGACACGGCGGCGCCGCCCCACGTTCTTCCTTCCTATCGATCATGGTGGAG ATCCATTGCCACTGTGAAGCCCAACTCGTGA